TAAAACCGATAGAGTCATTGTTAAATTGAAATTGAAAAACAGGCTGCAAGTTATCATTACAACAGAAGCAGTTGTGTTTGTCTTTAGAGACATCGATACCGATATAGAACATAAGAATACCACCTTTCAAAAAGAAAATATTGATACTGTAAAACCACAAACTCTTTGCGAATGTAACCTCGTTCTATATAAACCGTCAAGCGGTATCTAACTAATTAACAATTTAACAAAGAGACTGTGGCTAGAGCCTTTTTAAAACCATCAAGTGGTAGGAGGAGATTAACTAATCCACAGTATCTTAATAATAGTATATTACAAAATCCTTGAAGAGGGATGTAAAAAACTACAAATATATTATACGAGGAAGGTATTAAAATGTATATAAATCCAATTATTGAAGGAATTGAGATTTCTGATATTAGAAAAATTCATGAAAGACTAGTAAACTATAAAAATGTGATAAATATGACGATTGGGGAGCCTGATATTGATGTTCCGCAGGAAGTGAAGGAGGCTGTGGCTTATCACGCCTTAAATAGCAGAATAAAATATTCTCCTGTGGGAGGGATGCCTGAATTAAGAGAAAAGATTGCCAAATACTATAATGAGCAGTTTTTGGGAAATTACAATACTCAAAATGTTTTGGTCACAGTTGGTTCTACAGAAGGGCTTGCTTCGGTTTTGAAAACTATTTTAGCAAAAGATGATGAAGTGATTATTCCGACACCTGCGTATGTGGGATATGAGCCATTGATTACGATTTCTGAGGCGAAAACTAAATTTCTTGACTTGGAAGAAAATAATTTTGTTTTGACGAAAGAGATTTTGGAAGAAAATATTACTGATAAGACTAAATTGATAATTTTGACATATCCGAATAATCCATCTGGAATTACGCTTGCGGAAGAAGAAATGGTTAAAATTGTGAAATTTTTGAAAGATAAAAATATTTACTTGATAAGTGATGAAATTTATGCAGCAATTACTTTTGAAAAATTTACTTCCTTTGCAAAATTTTCTGATGAATTGAAGGAACAGCTTATTATAATTAATGGATTTTCAAAATCGCATTCAATGACAGGTTACAGACTAGGGTATATTATTGCTGATGAAAAATTACAGAATCAAGTGAAGAAAGTTAGCCAGTACAACGTAACAAGTGCATCAACATTGTCACAATATGGAGCGATTGTAGCCCTTGATAAATGTTCTGATACAACAAAAATTTCTGAAATTTATAAAAAAAGAGTGGAATATTTTGTAAATGGATTGGAAAAATTAGGTTTTGAATGTCTGAAACCTAAAGGGGCGTTTTATGTTTTTGCAACTTATAAAAATATTGAGAAGTTTAAAAATATGAAATCATTTGATTTTGTTCTTGATTTATTGGAAAAAACGGAACTTGCGATTGTACCTGGAATTACATTTCAAGTGGAGGGATACGTAAGATTTTCAATTGTGCATGATATTCCTGTATTGGAAGAGGCGATTGCAAGGTTGGGAAAATATATAAAAGAAAAGTAGAAATGATAATTTAAAAAAATGGAGAAATTGATGGAAAAAATGGAAAAGAAAAGTTTGAAAAAAGGGGACTTGATACAGTTAAAAATTGCGAATCTTGATACTAAGGGCAGAGCTTACGGATTTTTTGATGAAAATAAAATTTATGTGAATATTAATGCGGCAGAAAATCAAGTTGTTGAAGGAATTTTTGTAAAAAGACGGAGAAAGTATGAACTGATACATTGCAAAATTATTGACTTTGCTGGGAGACAAAATGTGATATATGATGATATTGCAAGACAAAATGGAGGCTGTAACTACCAGTATTACATGTATGATGAACAGCTTGAAATAAAGGCAGAGCATATAAAAAAAGAATTAGATAGAATTATTAAGTATGATTATATTTTTGAAGAGCCTGTTAGAAGTGTAAAGCCTGATAAATATAGAAATAAAATGGAATTTAGTTTTGGAAATGCTGCAAAAGGCGGGCCTATAATTTTAGGGCTTCATAAGCAGAATAGTTTTCACGACATTGTAGAAGTTGATGGGCTGAAATTAATGGATGATAATTTTAATAAAATTTATATTTTTTGTAACGAATTTTGTAAAAAAACAGGCTTTGATTTTTATCATAGGCTAGATCATATAGGTTTTTTTAGAAATCTTGTAATTAGAAAAGCAGAATTCACAAAACAGATTTTGGTAAATATTGTAACAACGACACAAATTAGTGAGATAGAAAAGAAAAAATTTCAAAAGGAATTTAAGGAAGGATTGTTAGCCTTAAATTTGGATGATGGTTTTAAAATTACTGGAATTTTACACACATTTAATGATAATTTTTCGGATATGGTTATTTCTGAAAGTGAAACGATTTTGTATGGAGAACGTGATTTGACAGAGGAAATTTTTGGATTAAAATTTAAAATCAGCCCATACAGTTTTTTTCAGACAAATTCCCAGACAGTAGAAAAATTATACGGAAAAGTCTTAACATATCTTGAAGAAATTGAAAATATTAAAATTGATGAAGCAACAGTTTTTGACTTATTCAGCGGTACTGGTACAATTGGACAAATTGTTTCAAAAAAGGCAAAGCAAGTTTATGGAATCGAATTAGTGCCAGAGGCGGTGGAAAAAGCTAATGAAAATGCAAAATTAAACAGTATCCAGAATGCACATTTTATCGCAGGAGATGTCTTTGCAAAATTAGATGAATTTGACAATGACGGAATCAAGCCAGATATTTTAATTTTGGATCCTCCACGAGCTGGAGTAGGTGAAAAAACTATCACAAAGCTGGTAAAATACAATACTAAAAATATAATTTATGTGTCTTGTAATCCAAAAACTTTGATGACAGATTTGATAAAGTTTGGGGAGTTTGGGTATAGGCTGGTTAGGTGTTCGGTGGTGGATATGTTCCCGGTAACCCAGCATTTGGAGGTTGTGTGTTTGCTGGAAAGGAGAAGTTTTGAATAAAAAAAAGGAATTAGAGAAATTATATTATGATTATTTAGGAAAAAGAAAAAAAACTAAGTTATATTGGTATAAAATAATAGCTAGCACATTTATTTTGACAACTCCTTTAATAATTTTTATTTTAACACAATTTGTTTTTAAACAAAAAGCAGAAGAATTAACGATTGAATGCTATAAATATATAATAGATAAATTAATTAAATTTTTTTCATTAAAAGAAGAATACACTAATGATGTACAAATAATAATAAAAATAATTTTAGAATTTTTTATTTATATAATACCAACTACAGTTGTTGCCATACTATTTATAATGTTTGATGAACAAGAAACAGAAGACATTTTTTCATTTTATATATACTTAAAGGAAAACAATAAAAATATTGAAAATATTTTAGAAGATATTGATAATAAAAACTCAAGTATAATAAAGGTAATGAATAAAGGAACAAAAAAAATTTTAGATGGTGGTATTATTCAAATGTTAATAAGAATTTTTAAATTATTAACATTTATGTTAGTTTTTTTATTTGGAATTGAAGAATTAAATACTGAGAAAATAAAATCTATTATAGATAAATTAATTAATCTTCAAAAAAATTGGAAAGTATTTTTTATTATTGGACTTTTATGGATTGTTATTATAGAAGGTGGAAAAAATATATTGAATATTAATTTTAGAAGAGAAAAAATGTATAATAAAAGAATTAGATGGATAGCAAATTATGAAAAATTAAATTCATACTTATCAAAAATTTTAGAATATGATTTGAATAATAAAAAATTTAAGTACAAGGATAGTATTTCCGTTGAATTAATAGAAGTTCCAGGAATCATAATCTGTAATAAAAATAATAAAAGAAGTATAATAATTACTACAAGTATTGAATATTTAAAATTATTTATGTTTCTAAAAGAGAAAGAAGAGAAAGATAAAATAAATGAAAAGATAGATTGGGAAACAATCATTGAAAATTACAAAAAGTTTGAAAAATCAGATGAAGATAAATTTAAAGATATAAATTATTCATATACAAATAAAGAAATTGCTATAGAAATAAAAATATAAAATTTCCGTTTTTTAATAAAATTAGTATTGAACAAAATATCGACTTATTAGTAAACTCTAACTTAATAAATCGATATTTTTTATTTTAATTAAAATGGATTTTAATCTTTTAGTAATTCCATCGCAGCCCCATAAATATGCTCTGCAGTCAACTCATATTCATTCATCAAAAAGTCCAACGAACCAACTTGTCCAAATCTTTCCTTTATTCCAATTCTTCTTAATTTTGCGTTTCCAGTTTCAGCAATTACCTCGGCAACTGCACTACCTAAACCATTGTGAATGCTGTGATTTTCGCAAGTTACTATTTTCCCTGTTTTTTGTGCATATTTTTTGATTAATTCCTTGTCTATTGGATTTAAAGTGAACATATCTATTACAGCAACACTTATTTTTTCTTTTTCTAATTTTTCTGATGCTTTTATGGCTTCTGATACCATAATCCCGTTAGCAATTAAAGTAATATCAGCCCCATCTTTTAACAAATTTCCTTTTCCAATTTCAAACGTTGAGCCTTTTTCATAAATTGTTGCTGCATTTTTTCTGATTGTTCTAATCCAGTAGAAACCATCTTTTGTGGCAATTTGTTCGAGAATATTTTCAAACATTACAGCATCTGTCATTTCCATCACAACAGTATCAGCAAGTCCTCTCATTATTCCCATGTCTTCAAAGGACATATGCGTACCACCATTGTAAACGGCAGTCACTCCAGCGTCGGAGGCAATTACTTTGATGTTGTTTTTTTGATATGCTCCAGACATAAAGAGCTGATCGAAGCATCTTCGACTTGCAAATGCTGTAAAAGTGTGAGCAAATGGATATTTCCCAGCGATAGACATTCCAGCCGCAATACCAATCATATTTGCTTCCATTATTCCACAATTTATTACTCTTTCAGGATACTCTTTCTGTATTTTGTCCGTTGTAATTGCGTTCATTAAATCAGCTTCAAGAGCTACAATTTCATTGTGTTTTCCCATTAATTCACCAAGTTTGGAAGAATAAACTTTTCGCATTTCTATTTCATCTTTTTTTGGAGTTCCATTATAGATTTTTAACATTTATTCCACCTCACTTTCTAATTTTTTTATCACTTTTTCAATTTCCTGCTTCATTTCATCAGTTAATCTCAAGTGATGAGAATTTTTCATATTTTCAATGTATTTGACACCTTGCCCTTTAATAGTGTCAAGTATTACAAATAGTGGTTTTTCATTGTTTTTACGAGGTACTTTCAAAATATCATACATTTTTTCAATATCATTTCCTTTTACAGTAACAGTATCAAAGCCGAATGTTTTCATTTTTTCCTCAAAAGAGAATGGTTTTATTATTTCATCCAAAGCACCATCTAGCTGCTTTTTGTTGTAATCGAGGAACACAGTTAAATTATTTAAATTATGATGAGCGATAAACTGAAATGCTTCCCAGCACTGTCCTTCATTTATTTCCCCATCTCCAACAATGCAGAATACCCTATTAGACTTTTTATCCATTTGCAAGGCTTTTGCAATTCCTGTAGCAATTGAGATTCCTTGTCCCAGAGAACCTGTTGTTGCGTCAACTCCTTTTGTTTTGAGTCTGTCGGGATGGCTTGGTAAATTTGTTCCATTCTGATTTAACGTATAAATCTCTTCAAGCGGAAAAAATCCTTTTAAGGCTAAAGTTGCGTATAATGCAGGGCCTGCGTGCCCTTTTGACAGCACAAAGTAATCTCTTTCTTCCCAATGTGGATTTTTAGGATTGATATTCATAATGCCGCCATACAGTACCGCCAATATTTCAACGATTGATAAACTTCCGCCATAATGCCCAAATCCTAGATTGGTAAGGGATTTTAATGTGTTTATTCTAATATTGGTAGCTAATTTTTTCATTTCTTTCACTTTTTCATTATAATCACTATTCATTTTTGGCTCCTTCCAAATGATAGTTTTTTTTTTAACATTAATTTATTCTGATTTTTTTGATGATACAAATCCGAAAGCTACTAAAATAGCAGTTATTCCAACAATTATTCCAGAAACTACTATTGGAGATACATATTTTGCCATATTTCCTAATACGATTCCAACTGTTACGAAATCTGCATCAGAGAATGTAGTATTTGCAAATCCTAAATTTCCTAATACTGGTAATAAAATTACAGGTAGGAATGTCAGTAATAGTCCGTTTGCAAAAGCTCCGATTGAAGCTCCTCTTCTACCACCAGTAGCATTTCCAAATACACCTGCTGTCGCTCCACAGAAGAAATGAGGTACAACTCCTGGTAAGATAAGAGTCCATTTTAACATACCAAGTATAAATAATCCAACAATTCCTCCTAAAAAGCTACATAAAAATCCGATTAATACGGCATTTGGTGCATAAGGGAATACAATTGGGCAATCTAATGCGGGTTTTGCATTTGGTACAAGTTTTTCAGAAAATCCAACAAAGGCAGGTACTATTTCTGCAAGGACAAGTCTAACACCTGATAAGATAATATAAACTCCCGCTGCGAATGTTATAGCTTGAATAACTGCAAATACCAAATAATTATCTCCGCCGCTTAGTTCCTTTTCAACATAGCCTTTTCCTGCAACTAATGCCAAGATCAAGTAAATCATCATCATAGTCAATGAGATTGAAATAGAGCTGTCTCTTAAAAAACTCAAGTTTTTAGGCAATTTCATTTCTTCTGTTGATTTTGAACCTTTTCCAACTAAAGAGCCAACAAATCCTGATAAAACATATCCTATTGTACTAAAATGTCCAAATCCAACATCATCGCTTCCAGTAATTTTTCTAACATAAGGTTGTGCCAATGCAGGAAATATTGCCATTACAAGTCCTAATGTCAATGAACCAATGATTACTAGTAAAGGTCCTTGAAATCCTCCAACTTTTAATATTATTCCAATCATACATGCCATATATAAAGTATGGTGTCCTGTCAGGAAAATATATTTTAATTTTGTAAATCTTGCGATAAATATGTTCCAGAACATTCCAAGTGCCATTATTAACGCTGTTATTGTTCCGTATTCTTTTAATGCCAATGAAACAATTGCTTCATTGTTAGGCACTATTCCTTGAACGTGGAATCCTTGTTCAAACATGCTTCCCATAGGTGCTAATGAGTTTACAACCAGTCCTGCTCCTCCACCTAATACCAAAAATCCTAAAATAGTTTTTATTGTACCTTTTACTATGTCTGTAAATGGTTTTTTCTGAACTAATAACCCAATCATTGCTATTAATCCGACTAAAATTGACGGGACTTTTAAAATGTCCACAATAAGAGTTAATAAGCCTTTCATTTTGTCCTCCTAAATTTTACATTTTATTTTTTTGTTTTACTTTTTGAAATAATCTGTTAATTTTTCTTCCAGTTCAGGCATACTTATAATGCTGTCTAAAACAATTAATTTATCAGCTGGAATTGTTGCACTTTCTGCAATATCCTTTCCCATTACAAATACATCTGCTGCTCCAGGAAGTGCTGATGCCAAGTCGGAATGCTCAACTTCAGCTTCTACACCAATTTTTTTAAGAACCTTTTTTATGTTCATTTCCACCATAAAGCTGCTTCCCAATCCTGATCCACAAACTGCCATAATTTTCATAAAAATCTCCTCCTAATTTTTTATTATTTGTTTTCCACTTTTTATCAATATTTTTTTATAATTTTTTCTATTTCTGCATAATTTTTTGAGTTTATAAGTTTTTCAATACTTTCATCATCTTGAAACAATTCAACTAACTTCATAAGTATTTCCATATGACTATCAGCATCCTTAGTTGCCAGCACAAACACCAGCTGAACTTTAGAATCACCATAATATACTGGTTTGTTAAGTTTCAAAAGGCTTACTCCAGTGCCTATTGCTCCTTCTTCGGGCCTTGCGTGTGGCATTGCCAGATTTTCTCTTAGAATGACGTAAAAACCTAGTTTTTCAATGCTTTCTATCATAGCTGTTATGTAATTTGCTGTTATTATATTTTTTTGTAGCAGAGGTTTTCCTGCGATTTTGATACTTTCTTTCCAGTCAGATACTGAATCTATTATTTGTATATTGCCATCAAGTATTTTTTCTAACATATGAGTTCCTTTCTGAAGTATTCTTCCAATTCTTCATATTCAGTTATTTTTGAGATTTTTTCAATAAATTTATATTTTGTAATTAATTCAAATAAGTCATTTAAAATGCCTAGATGCTCTGTCTTGTTGGCAGTTGCAAAACTTAAAAATATGTTTGCGCCTTTTCCATTTGGAAATAGAACTTTTTCTTTTACAACTAATAATGAAATCCCCGTTTTTAATACATTTTCTGAAATTGGTGCGTGCGGAATTGCAATCCCTTCTTCAATAATGATATAAGCGCCGTGCTTTTCAATCATTTTTATCATTTCGCTTATATAGTCATGTCGTATAATTTCATTTTCTTCAAGTATATTTCCTGCCTTAGTTATCGCTTCTCTCCAATCTTTAACTTTATTTATAAACTGAAAATTGTTTTTGTTAAGCATTTTTTTTAAAATAATTCCAACTTCTAATAAATCGTCGATAACTTTATTTCCAAGTTCATTTTTCAAATCATTAATAAGTTTATTTTTATCTATTATAGTTGTATTATTTTTTATTATCTCCATCAGCTGTTTTAGTGAAATTTTTGTTATATTTTTTCGTATTCCGTATTTTGATAAAAGAATAAAATCTTCCTCTTTAAGCAATGGATTTATTTTTACAACAGGAATATCGTAACTTTCTTCCAAGTCAATAGTAGACAAAATTAAATCAATATTCGCATAATTAGGCATTGAAGTTTTTATCAAGTAGTATGGCAAAACATCCACAATATCCAAGTCATAATTTTCCTTGAGGCTCTGCTCAAGCACCTTTGAACTGCCATAACCCAGTCCACAAATTAAAATTACTTTTTTAGTTTTTTCAGAAGTGTTTCTTTCAATGGAAGCCTTTATATGAAAGCCCATAAGAGCAATTTCATCTTCTGGAAACTTTACTTCAAAAAGTCCTTCAATTTCCTTTATAGCTTTATTTACTACATCCAAAATAGGATCTTTTTCTAAAATTAATTCCTGAAAAACCGAATTTGTAATTTGAATATTATTTTTTATTCTATACATAGCAGGCTTTATATGGTACAAAAGTCCGTTATATAGTATTTCATCACGTGTCAAGTCAGTTTTTACAATTTTGCTCACTTTGGAAATCATTTTTTTTATAATCAGTTCCTCGTTTATCCAGTCTTCAAACGAATTATTTTTTAAGCTATTTATATTTATCCCCATTATTAAATCTGTTATTTCAATCAATATCTCAGTCTTTATTTCATTTTTATTCAAAATATTTTTTAAAATTTTTTCAATTTTTTTGTATTCTTCCGTATTAATTAAAAATTTCTTTGCAGTCAAATCATTGCTGTTTTCATAAATTTTCTCAAAATTTAATAAAATTAACACATAAGAAAATATTTTATTATAGCTTTCCTCATTTATATTTAAAAACATCACTTTTTCAATTTCTACAATAAATTTTTTTGTATTTTCAATATTTTTTTGTTTGATATATTTGAAAAAATAACGATAAACCTGTGCCTTTATTACTTTTGAAGAATTTTTATCATTAAGGGAGTCAAATATTTTCTCCAAAAGTTCAATTTTTTTTATGAGAATGTCTCGAAAATTACCATTAAGGCGATAACCATTAGCATTTTTATAAACTAGCTCAATTCCCTGCATTTTAAATTCTTCTGACATTAATTTCAAATCTTTTTTTATTGTTGTTCTGGAAATTTCAAGCTCTTCACATATCTTTGTAATATTAAGTCCTTTTCCATCAAAAAATAATACTAACTTCAAAATATTTATTCTATCTTCTACAGATAACTTATGAATTTTTTCCAAAATCTCAAATAGATTTTTAAAATCCTGATTAGTATCAAGATAAATACTATTTTTAGCCTTTTTAGTAATTTTATAGTCAAGTAACCGTAAAATGCTGTCGATATTATTAATATAATATCTGGCTGCCCTGTCTGAAACTCCATATTTCTCAGATATTGACTTAAAATTATATTTTTTCCCTTTAATAAGGTTATTTAATATTTCAGTTTCCCTATAATTTAACATATTATTCACCTTTCTATAATAAGGATACCTCGAAAATTTGAATAATCAATCTAAATTACATTTCAAAGATATTTGAAAAAATGTTACCATCTGCAATTTTGTTTATAATTTTATTATTTTCTTATTTTTTTTAAGCTTATTAAAAATTACGGAAAAAACATTACTTTAAAAATTGACGTTATAACAAAAATGTGGTATAATAATATTGTGTTAAAAGGATATTTTGGATTTGAACATTACTTTAATCAAATAGGTAAAATGTCAAGAATTATATTTTCAGTGAAAATAAATGGAAGGAATGATAAATATGAAAAAAATATTAGTGTTAGCCATAATGGCTATAGGAATTAGTACAAATGTATTTGCTTGTTCTGGTAATAGTATGATTGAGGATATAATGGCTGATCGAATTATTCGTTCAAAAGAACTGGAAGACATAACAAAAAAAGAAATGAAACTTATTAAAAAATGTCGCCTGGAGGATTCGTTAGCATATAAAATTGCCAGTTCAAAAACTCCAGAAGAAATAACAGAAAAAGAGATGAAACTTATTAAGAAACATGGATATGAATTTTTGCTATCAGATGAATTTAGAAAACAAATAAAAAAAGAGATGAATAAAAATCTTGAAAAAAAGAAATGAGTAGATTTTTATAAGGATTAAAAGTAAAAAGGGTATTTTTTATGAATAAAATCTTTTAAATTTCTTCAAATGAAAAAATATCAAGGAAATTCACTTGACAAGTAAAAGGAAATGATATATAATTAACTAATATGAGCCTTTCCCACAAAGGACCGTTATTCTATAAAATAGAGAATAAAAACAGGAGGAAACAAAGTGAGTAAATACACTGTAATGCAAAAAAAAGAAGAAGTTGTAAGAAACTGGTATGAGATAGACGCAGAAGGAAAAGTGCTTGGAAAACTAGCTACTGAAATCGCAGTTAGATTAATGGGTAAACATAAGCCAAGCTACACACCGCACGTTGACGGAGGAGATTTTGTTATCGTATTAAACGCTGATAAAATTGCTGTAACGGGGAATAAATTATTAGACAAGAAATATTACAGACATAGTGGATATCCAGGTGGATTGAAAGTAAGAAATTTAGAAGAAATGTTACAAAAACAACCTACTGAAGTAATCAGAAAAGCTGTAGAAAGAATGTTGCCTAAAAACAAATTAGGAAGCCAAATGATTAACAGATTGAGATTATTCACAGGAACAGAACATACGCATACAGCGCAAAAACCAGAAAGAATAGAGTTATAGGAGGTAAATTTTCGTGGCAGAAAAAATTCAATATTTAGGAACTGGAAGAAGAAAAACTTCAGTAGCAAGAGTAAGATTAGTACCAGGTGAAACTGGAGTAACAATAAATGGAAAAGATATGAGAGAATATTTTGGTGGAAGAGAAATTTTGGCCAAAATAGTAGAACAACCATTAGAATTAACAGAAACTTTGAACAAATACGGAGTAAAAGTTAATGTAATCGGTGGAGGAAACACAGGGCAAGCAGGAGCAATCAGACATGGTGTTTCAAGAGCTTTATTAGTAGCTGACGCTGAATTAAGAGGAGCTTTAAAAGAAGCAGGATTCTTAACAAGAGATTCAAGAATGGTTGAAAGAAAGAAATACGGGAAAAAGAAAGCAAGAAGAAGCCCACAATTCTCAAAAAGATAATTGTATTATTTTATATGCCCTTGGAAACACTGGTTTTCAGGGGTTTTTATTTTGGAAAAAGTATGGAAAAGTATAGAAATGTATGGCTACAATATACAAGCAATATACAAAATTCTATATCTTTTACAATAAAACTAAATTTAAAAGTTTACTCAAACCCATTAGTATTTAATTAACAGTTTAATATTAAAGGAGTTTGAGTTTACTTTATAGTAATCCTTTTTTCTATTATTTTAATATATAATAATTATATTTTTAATATTTTAATGAAATAAATCAATATTTTCAAAAGGATGTCTTATTTTTTTCTTTAGTTCACTTTTACGTACATATCCATATGTGAAGTCAGGATATGTATTACGGTAATATACAAAAACCCATTCTCCAAAATCCTGTATTTCTCCTACAATATCATTTTGTCCAATTTTTTTTATAATTTTAGATTTTTCACTAGGTTTTTCCATAGTATTTGCAGAATTATTTGGAGATTTCACAGTGTATCCGACAGTAAAATGCCCATCCAATTTTGTATAATATTTTTCTTCCAAAGGCTGCTGGATTATCTGGAATAAAATACATTTTTATCAATCCAAGATAATCACAGTCATGGGAATCTTTCCATTCAATTTTTAATGTTCCTGTTGTTTCAAAAATATTATTCTCATTTCCGCTTGAAATTATGGTTACTTTAGAAGCATTTGAAATAGAGCAAGTTGTAAATAGAATAATAAACATTATTTTTGTCTTTAGAATATTCATAGTTGATCTCGTTAAAAGTCTTAGCATCTGCTCCTTTGATTATTTTGTCTTCAAAATAGACTTTATTATTTTTTATTGAATAATCGGAAAATAACTGTATTCCTGCTAAAATCATAACTACAAATAATAACATTTTTTTCATATTAAACTACCTTCTTTCTTCATTTATTTCTACAAATTTTCAACTTTTAATTCAACTTAATCTTTATTATAAATTACACCTTATATTTTATAAAAGTCTCGATTTTTCTTGGTTAAGAAATCAATTTTTTTATGCAGGAAATATAAGAAAAAGAAATATGTTTTGAAAATTTAAAAAAATGGGGTATAATTAATTTAAATAGATAACTTTAGGAGGACAGATGAAAAAAATAAAATTGTTATTTCTAGTTGTAATTTCAATGATAATTTTTACAGCTTGTGGAAATAAATATAGTGTTGAGAATTTGAAAAAAAATGACAAACTGTTGAAGGAAGCAGTTTTAAAATGTAAGGAAAAACGTGATGAAAAGATTTGTAAAAA
The window above is part of the Leptotrichia trevisanii DSM 22070 genome. Proteins encoded here:
- a CDS encoding DKNYY domain-containing protein codes for the protein MKKMLLFVVMILAGIQLFSDYSIKNNKVYFEDKIIKGADAKTFNEINYEYSKDKNNVYYSIYNLLYFKCF
- a CDS encoding BglG family transcription antiterminator is translated as MLNYRETEILNNLIKGKKYNFKSISEKYGVSDRAARYYINNIDSILRLLDYKITKKAKNSIYLDTNQDFKNLFEILEKIHKLSVEDRINILKLVLFFDGKGLNITKICEELEISRTTIKKDLKLMSEEFKMQGIELVYKNANGYRLNGNFRDILIKKIELLEKIFDSLNDKNSSKVIKAQVYRYFFKYIKQKNIENTKKFIVEIEKVMFLNINEESYNKIFSYVLILLNFEKIYENSNDLTAKKFLINTEEYKKIEKILKNILNKNEIKTEILIEITDLIMGININSLKNNSFEDWINEELIIKKMISKVSKIVKTDLTRDEILYNGLLYHIKPAMYRIKNNIQITNSVFQELILEKDPILDVVNKAIKEIEGLFEVKFPEDEIALMGFHIKASIERNTSEKTKKVILICGLGYGSSKVLEQSLKENYDLDIVDVLPYYLIKTSMPNYANIDLILSTIDLEESYDIPVVKINPLLKEEDFILLSKYGIRKNITKISLKQLMEIIKNNTTIIDKNKLINDLKNELGNKVIDDLLEVGIILKKMLNKNNFQFINKVKDWREAITKAGNILEENEIIRHDYISEMIKMIEKHGAYIIIEEGIAIPHAPISENVLKTGISLLVVKEKVLFPNGKGANIFLSFATANKTEHLGILNDLFELITKYKFIEKISKITEYEELEEYFRKELIC
- the rpsI gene encoding 30S ribosomal protein S9, coding for MAEKIQYLGTGRRKTSVARVRLVPGETGVTINGKDMREYFGGREILAKIVEQPLELTETLNKYGVKVNVIGGGNTGQAGAIRHGVSRALLVADAELRGALKEAGFLTRDSRMVERKKYGKKKARRSPQFSKR
- the rplM gene encoding 50S ribosomal protein L13 translates to MSKYTVMQKKEEVVRNWYEIDAEGKVLGKLATEIAVRLMGKHKPSYTPHVDGGDFVIVLNADKIAVTGNKLLDKKYYRHSGYPGGLKVRNLEEMLQKQPTEVIRKAVERMLPKNKLGSQMINRLRLFTGTEHTHTAQKPERIEL